The following proteins are encoded in a genomic region of Helicobacter colisuis:
- a CDS encoding ShlB/FhaC/HecB family hemolysin secretion/activation protein has translation MEKPFLKSIILASCLLTGALSQQNKENTEALEQMMEISPYKNIPQNKNIQNTLKNKQSPLDIRKNKQDSLQKDSKEALDKEGLVVPSDEEFRFKYKFFVDTKEDGKTLTLEDIGINEVWLSESIVALKRSDLSVEILQEIANIVSYYFQYHGYPSATAYIPQQEITDSIQVNIMLGKLGEYQVKNYSKHLKESAISSKLKESLQGKILRTKELEDVIYKINEMSGIKASGSLTAGNEYETTDVIITIEDSKKANAMLFFDNYGSKGSGVYRAGVSGALNNLLGYGDSLNYFAQLSDEMQKSYGVTYNTFLGNLKISPRVLRSNYELGGEYKDLDAYGNSLDLGVDLAYPLFINTTNSLYLTGGYVYRKLEDIYGSFGINFNKESDAFYLGTEGTFGLIPNNILSYNARITYGEVKPRSSLLESSPAMGDFWKFNATLNNSYYFNDSLTQIINLNLQKTLGDYQLDSSETTSLGGPYGVRAYPNGFGEADSMILATFGLRTNLISPNFYLTPFYEFAYGWNEDYQNNSINMAGRGDKNDVFVDAAGLELLYLMANYFYIKMDLAKAVHKYAADGKRRDRLYISTGFYF, from the coding sequence ATGGAAAAACCTTTTTTAAAAAGCATCATTCTAGCCTCTTGTCTTTTAACAGGAGCGCTCTCGCAACAAAACAAAGAAAACACAGAAGCTTTAGAGCAAATGATGGAAATTTCTCCTTATAAAAATATCCCTCAAAACAAAAACATTCAAAATACTCTAAAAAATAAACAATCCCCTTTAGATATTAGAAAGAATAAACAAGATTCTTTGCAAAAAGATTCTAAAGAAGCCTTAGATAAAGAGGGATTAGTGGTGCCAAGTGATGAAGAGTTTCGCTTTAAATATAAATTCTTTGTGGATACCAAAGAAGATGGAAAAACACTCACTTTAGAAGATATTGGAATTAATGAAGTATGGCTTAGTGAATCTATTGTTGCCCTAAAAAGATCGGATTTAAGCGTGGAAATCTTACAAGAAATTGCTAATATCGTTTCTTATTATTTTCAATACCATGGTTACCCCTCAGCAACTGCCTATATCCCTCAACAAGAAATCACAGATTCAATCCAAGTTAATATTATGCTAGGCAAACTAGGAGAATATCAAGTTAAAAATTATTCTAAGCATCTAAAAGAGAGTGCTATTAGCTCTAAGCTAAAAGAATCACTCCAAGGAAAGATTTTAAGAACTAAAGAATTAGAAGATGTGATTTATAAAATCAATGAAATGTCAGGAATTAAAGCAAGTGGAAGTTTGACTGCTGGGAATGAGTATGAAACTACAGATGTGATTATTACAATAGAAGATTCTAAAAAAGCCAATGCGATGCTTTTCTTTGACAATTATGGAAGCAAAGGTTCTGGTGTCTATAGAGCTGGTGTGAGTGGTGCTTTAAATAATCTCTTAGGATATGGGGATTCTCTTAATTACTTTGCACAACTTTCTGATGAAATGCAAAAGAGTTATGGAGTAACCTATAATACCTTTTTAGGGAATCTTAAAATCTCTCCTAGAGTGCTTAGAAGCAATTATGAATTAGGGGGAGAATATAAGGATTTAGATGCCTATGGAAATTCTTTAGATTTAGGAGTGGATTTAGCCTATCCGCTTTTTATTAACACCACTAATTCCCTATACCTTACTGGAGGTTATGTTTATAGAAAGCTTGAAGATATTTATGGAAGCTTTGGAATTAATTTTAATAAGGAAAGTGATGCCTTTTATTTAGGGACTGAAGGAACCTTTGGTTTAATTCCCAATAATATTCTAAGCTACAATGCAAGAATAACTTATGGAGAAGTGAAGCCTAGAAGCTCACTTTTAGAATCAAGCCCTGCTATGGGAGATTTTTGGAAGTTTAATGCCACTTTAAATAACTCCTATTATTTTAATGATAGTTTAACACAAATTATTAATCTTAATTTGCAAAAAACATTAGGGGATTATCAATTAGATTCTAGTGAAACTACATCCCTAGGAGGACCTTATGGGGTTAGAGCTTATCCTAATGGATTTGGAGAAGCCGATAGTATGATTTTAGCTACATTTGGATTGCGAACAAATCTCATAAGCCCTAATTTTTATCTTACACCCTTTTATGAATTTGCTTATGGTTGGAATGAAGACTATCAAAATAATTCAATCAATATGGCAGGAAGGGGAGATAAAAATGATGTCTTTGTGGATGCAGCAGGATTAGAACTGCTTTATCTTATGGCTAATTATTTTTATATTAAAATGGATTTAGCTAAAGCTGTGCATAAATATGCAGCAGATGGAAAAAGAAGAGATAGACTTTATATAAGCACAGGATTCTACTTTTAA
- a CDS encoding c-type cytochrome, producing MKKILVGLGLCVGVCMANDALIQKGEALYKKCIACHGVNGERVAPGSKGNIKIGGLDKAYVIEQLEGYAAGMADNGGAKMIMYANMKNWKFTPSDIEAVSAYIAQLPKAK from the coding sequence ATGAAAAAAATATTAGTAGGTTTAGGATTATGTGTGGGAGTATGTATGGCTAATGATGCCCTAATTCAAAAGGGAGAAGCACTTTATAAAAAATGTATTGCTTGTCATGGTGTCAATGGAGAGAGAGTGGCTCCAGGAAGCAAGGGCAATATCAAAATTGGAGGTTTAGATAAAGCCTATGTTATAGAGCAACTTGAAGGCTATGCCGCAGGGATGGCAGATAATGGAGGAGCTAAAATGATTATGTATGCTAATATGAAAAATTGGAAATTTACCCCTTCTGATATTGAAGCAGTGAGTGCTTATATTGCCCAATTGCCTAAAGCAAAATAA